The following proteins are co-located in the Streptomyces sp. NBC_00435 genome:
- a CDS encoding PTS fructose transporter subunit IIABC, whose amino-acid sequence MSEMITPELVDLDLSAESKEGAARALAERMVALGRVTDLDGFLADVAAREALMPTGLEGGIGIPHCRSAHVSAPTLAFGRAPSAIDFGAPDGPADLIFLIAAPAGADDAHLSILSSLARRLMRPEFVAALRASTTPDEAAALVAGGPTPTAVRGSGAGAFERARDEAPVPGRDGAGESPAGHPFRIVAVTSCPTGIAHTYMAAESLQQAAAEAGIDIQVETQGSAGFTKLTPEAIANADAVVFAHDVPVRERARFTGKPTVDVGVKAGINRPAELLREARDKAERGEVTDSGPTPVEQAGEPRDGYGVKLRTWLMSGVSYMVPFVAAGGLLIALAFAIGGYEINTAPSVAEHFVWTEAASWAALLFQTGGLAFGFLVPVLAGYIAYGMADRPGLVPGFVGGAVALTINAGFLGGLIAGLIAGGTVLAVQKLRIPTALRGIMPVVVLPLIGSVVTAFLMFLVVGKPVASLQQALTDWLSGLSGANAIILGVILGLMMCFDLGGPLNKVAYAFAIGGLATPNEGSLKVMAAVMAAGMVPPLAMALATTVRGRLFSRTERENGKAAWFLGASFISEGAIPFAAADPLRVIPAAMAGGAVTGALSMAFECTLRAPHGGIFVIPLIGNPLLYLIAIAAGTATTAGLVILLKGMRKQDTSPLTQDAAAGEAAPAEPAKVTAAA is encoded by the coding sequence ATGAGCGAGATGATCACCCCCGAACTGGTCGACCTCGACCTGTCCGCCGAGTCCAAGGAGGGGGCGGCACGTGCCCTCGCCGAACGGATGGTGGCCCTGGGCCGGGTCACCGACCTGGACGGCTTCCTGGCGGACGTGGCGGCGCGCGAAGCGCTGATGCCGACCGGCCTGGAGGGCGGGATAGGCATCCCGCACTGCCGCAGCGCACACGTCTCGGCCCCCACCCTGGCCTTCGGCCGCGCCCCGTCCGCGATCGACTTCGGTGCCCCGGACGGCCCCGCGGACCTGATCTTCCTGATAGCGGCCCCCGCCGGTGCGGACGACGCCCACCTGTCGATCCTCTCCTCCCTGGCCCGCCGCCTGATGCGACCGGAGTTCGTCGCCGCCCTGCGTGCCAGCACCACCCCGGACGAAGCAGCGGCCCTCGTGGCGGGCGGGCCCACGCCCACCGCTGTGCGGGGGTCCGGGGCCGGAGCCTTTGAAAGGGCCCGGGACGAAGCCCCGGTTCCGGGAAGGGACGGGGCGGGGGAGAGCCCCGCAGGGCACCCGTTCCGGATCGTGGCCGTCACCTCCTGCCCCACCGGGATCGCGCACACCTACATGGCCGCCGAGTCCCTCCAGCAGGCCGCGGCCGAGGCCGGAATCGACATCCAGGTCGAAACCCAGGGATCGGCCGGCTTCACCAAGCTCACCCCGGAAGCCATCGCCAACGCCGACGCGGTCGTCTTCGCCCACGACGTCCCGGTCAGGGAACGCGCCCGCTTCACCGGCAAGCCCACCGTCGACGTAGGCGTCAAGGCGGGCATCAACCGCCCCGCCGAACTCCTCCGGGAGGCCCGGGACAAGGCGGAACGCGGGGAAGTCACCGACAGCGGCCCGACCCCCGTCGAGCAGGCCGGGGAACCGCGGGACGGCTACGGCGTCAAACTCCGCACCTGGCTGATGTCCGGCGTCAGTTACATGGTCCCCTTCGTCGCCGCGGGCGGGCTCCTCATCGCACTCGCCTTCGCCATCGGCGGGTACGAGATCAACACCGCCCCCTCGGTCGCCGAGCACTTCGTCTGGACCGAGGCCGCCAGCTGGGCCGCGCTGCTGTTCCAGACCGGCGGCCTCGCCTTCGGCTTCCTGGTCCCCGTCCTCGCCGGCTACATCGCCTACGGCATGGCCGACCGACCGGGTCTGGTGCCCGGCTTCGTCGGCGGCGCCGTCGCCCTGACCATCAACGCCGGCTTCCTCGGCGGTCTGATCGCCGGCCTCATCGCGGGCGGCACCGTCCTCGCCGTCCAGAAGCTGAGGATCCCCACCGCCCTGCGCGGGATCATGCCCGTCGTCGTGCTGCCGCTCATCGGCTCGGTCGTCACCGCGTTCCTGATGTTCCTGGTCGTCGGCAAGCCCGTCGCCTCGCTCCAGCAGGCCCTGACCGACTGGCTGTCCGGCCTCTCCGGCGCCAACGCGATCATCCTCGGCGTGATCCTCGGCCTGATGATGTGCTTCGACCTGGGAGGCCCGCTGAACAAGGTCGCCTACGCCTTCGCGATCGGCGGCCTCGCCACCCCCAACGAGGGCAGCCTCAAGGTCATGGCCGCCGTGATGGCGGCCGGCATGGTGCCGCCGCTCGCGATGGCACTGGCCACCACGGTCCGCGGCCGGCTCTTCTCCAGGACCGAACGCGAGAACGGCAAGGCCGCCTGGTTCCTCGGCGCCTCCTTCATCAGCGAGGGCGCCATCCCCTTCGCCGCGGCCGATCCGCTGCGCGTGATTCCCGCCGCCATGGCCGGCGGGGCGGTCACCGGAGCGCTCTCGATGGCCTTCGAGTGCACCCTGCGGGCCCCGCACGGCGGCATCTTCGTGATCCCGCTGATCGGCAACCCGCTGCTCTACCTGATCGCCATCGCCGCCGGTACGGCCACCACCGCCGGTCTGGTCATCCTCCTCAAGGGGATGCGCAAGCAGGACACGTCCCCCCTGACCCAGGACGCGGCAGCCGGGGAGGCGGCCCCGGCCGAGCCCGCGAAGGTCACCGCGGCCGCGTAA
- a CDS encoding chaplin, whose amino-acid sequence MNTAKKAALVLATAGLAAAGAAGSAMADSSAEGAAVGSPGVLSGNLAQVPVHVPVNVCGNSVNVIGALNPAFGNTCVND is encoded by the coding sequence ATGAACACTGCCAAGAAGGCCGCCCTGGTCCTGGCCACCGCTGGTCTCGCTGCGGCCGGTGCCGCCGGCTCCGCCATGGCCGACTCGTCGGCCGAGGGCGCGGCCGTGGGTTCCCCCGGTGTCCTCTCGGGCAACCTGGCTCAGGTCCCGGTCCACGTCCCGGTCAACGTCTGCGGCAACTCCGTGAACGTCATCGGTGCGCTGAACCCGGCGTTCGGCAACACCTGCGTCAACGACTGA
- a CDS encoding vitamin K epoxide reductase family protein, translating into MATNTVGVPRQQGRPHHRDDAEPQAASRALAWLLVLTGAAGVLAAWVITLDKFLLLEDPDFKPACSLNPVVSCGSVMTSEQAAAFGFPNPLLGLVAYGAVVCVGAGLLAGARHRGWFWLGLNAGMLFGVGFCSWLMVQSLYEINALCLWCCLTWVATLLMFWAVTAHTVRTGILPAPAPLRGFFAEFGWAPPALHTGVIGMLILTRWWEFWTG; encoded by the coding sequence ATGGCAACGAATACCGTGGGCGTCCCCCGCCAGCAGGGCCGGCCCCACCATCGCGACGACGCGGAACCGCAGGCGGCATCCCGTGCGCTGGCCTGGCTGCTGGTGCTGACCGGGGCCGCCGGAGTGCTGGCCGCCTGGGTCATCACCCTGGACAAGTTCCTGCTGCTGGAGGATCCGGACTTCAAGCCCGCCTGCAGCCTCAACCCCGTCGTGTCCTGCGGCAGCGTGATGACGAGCGAGCAGGCGGCGGCCTTCGGTTTCCCGAACCCCCTGCTGGGGCTGGTCGCCTACGGGGCGGTCGTGTGCGTCGGCGCGGGCCTGCTGGCCGGCGCCCGCCACCGCGGCTGGTTCTGGCTGGGACTCAACGCCGGAATGCTCTTCGGTGTCGGATTCTGCTCCTGGCTCATGGTCCAGTCGCTCTACGAGATCAACGCGCTCTGTCTGTGGTGCTGCCTGACCTGGGTGGCCACCCTGCTGATGTTCTGGGCGGTCACGGCGCACACCGTCCGTACGGGGATCCTGCCCGCGCCGGCCCCGCTGCGCGGCTTCTTCGCCGAGTTCGGCTGGGCCCCGCCCGCCCTGCACACGGGTGTGATCGGGATGCTGATCCTGACCCGGTGGTGGGAGTTCTGGACCGGCTGA
- a CDS encoding DUF6227 family protein, with protein MSDPYETTEAHLERLLGRALNSFDLPDRLVERLGTALAHSSSLHTTRHSPAAGSWREIRRHVYLLSDGESVSLWELAHRRGSGLSIRFEVFASKAETCLAVARLFGEAPSQVARDLTEVAAEVEPESDIAVLSALFANPTPAQRHRGYAVEESADHARRVLRRAENPDRPGERVALLLRSAYAHRITQAFGTRQCLLDGRDAGFSLYEHAFVLLDGGEFSLWEVEHTATPDGRHMCEVYETEAAARGAMELRARVR; from the coding sequence TTGAGCGATCCGTACGAGACAACCGAGGCGCACCTCGAGCGACTCCTGGGCCGCGCCCTCAACTCCTTCGACCTGCCGGACCGGTTGGTCGAGCGCCTGGGGACGGCGCTCGCCCACAGTTCTTCGCTCCACACCACCCGCCACAGTCCGGCGGCGGGATCCTGGCGGGAGATCCGCCGGCACGTGTACCTGCTGTCCGACGGTGAGTCCGTGTCCCTGTGGGAGTTGGCGCACCGCAGGGGAAGCGGCCTCTCCATACGGTTCGAGGTCTTCGCCAGCAAGGCGGAGACCTGCCTCGCGGTGGCCCGGCTGTTCGGCGAAGCCCCCTCGCAGGTGGCCCGGGACCTCACGGAGGTGGCGGCCGAGGTGGAGCCGGAGAGCGACATCGCGGTGCTGAGCGCGCTGTTCGCCAACCCGACCCCGGCCCAGCGGCACCGCGGGTACGCGGTGGAGGAGTCCGCGGACCACGCCCGCCGGGTACTGCGGCGCGCGGAGAACCCGGACCGGCCGGGCGAGCGGGTGGCGCTGCTCCTGCGCTCGGCGTACGCGCACCGGATCACGCAGGCGTTCGGCACCCGGCAGTGCCTCCTCGACGGGCGGGACGCCGGCTTCAGCCTGTACGAGCACGCCTTCGTCCTGCTGGACGGCGGTGAGTTCAGCCTGTGGGAGGTCGAGCACACGGCGACGCCCGACGGGCGGCACATGTGCGAGGTGTACGAGACCGAAGCGGCCGCGCGCGGAGCCATGGAGCTCCGCGCGCGGGTGAGGTGA
- a CDS encoding rodlin, whose translation MLKKIMTAAAVTAAAVGAGAAVAAPAMAIGNDNGINTVNGNGAQQIYGNQKTAGDMSPQLGLVQGTLNKPCIGLPAKVNAQSLVALVNVGVQDINVLSNPQNQQCTENSTQAKGDEPLSHILDNIPVLSGNGSVGS comes from the coding sequence ATGCTCAAGAAGATCATGACTGCTGCCGCGGTCACCGCCGCCGCCGTCGGCGCGGGCGCTGCTGTTGCGGCCCCGGCCATGGCCATCGGCAACGACAACGGGATCAACACCGTCAACGGAAACGGTGCCCAGCAGATCTACGGCAACCAGAAGACCGCCGGCGACATGAGCCCGCAGCTCGGCCTCGTCCAGGGCACGCTGAACAAGCCCTGCATCGGCCTGCCGGCCAAGGTCAACGCGCAGTCCCTCGTCGCCCTGGTCAACGTCGGCGTCCAGGACATCAACGTCCTGTCCAACCCGCAGAACCAGCAGTGCACCGAGAACTCCACCCAGGCCAAGGGCGACGAGCCGCTCTCGCACATCCTGGACAACATCCCGGTCCTGTCGGGCAACGGCTCCGTCGGCAGCTGA
- a CDS encoding chaplin: MTKRLVRGTTIAAAGAAMLLGGAGLASAYGGDGATANGLTGEAPGVLSGSLLQVPVDVPVNVCGNTVDVIALLNPAFGNTCVNA; the protein is encoded by the coding sequence ATGACGAAGAGGCTGGTGCGCGGCACCACCATCGCGGCCGCGGGGGCCGCGATGCTGCTGGGCGGCGCGGGCCTCGCCTCCGCGTACGGCGGCGACGGCGCGACGGCGAACGGCCTCACCGGTGAGGCCCCCGGTGTCCTGAGCGGCAGCCTGCTCCAGGTCCCGGTCGACGTCCCGGTCAACGTCTGCGGCAACACCGTCGACGTGATTGCCCTGCTGAACCCGGCGTTCGGCAACACCTGCGTCAACGCCTGA
- a CDS encoding chaplin: MRQVLSRQVLGKGVLTAAAASSLLSIATGAAYAQPGAMAEASHSPGVLAGNSVSVPITFSPNVCGNTVDAGAGLNPAMGNNCATTTGSDAGYDYERYLSPEQAEQFGRYLDEREARHDHDRGGYGERGPEQQGGYGDDRAPEHQGGYGDDRGPEHQGGYGGHGDDRGPGHHGGYGDSGGPSEEECDDHPAPEQPQPRPQHPPKPHADHPPAPAPHHAPPAPKPRPKPLPRPGAEHPAPAPVHEAPAPQPAPAPLPAPAPAPAPVQEAPKPLPAPAPAAEEAPHTLPAPAPVEQEAPAPMPPRGSQFEEHPAPVPAPAPAPEVVRPADQPPAAPAGDLPVTLPQAPQPAPAPAPAPAPAPAPAPTPMAVPAPARAAAPELAATGAGQTGAAAALASALILGGAILYRRSRIA; the protein is encoded by the coding sequence ATGCGACAGGTACTGAGCCGACAGGTACTGGGCAAGGGGGTGCTCACCGCGGCCGCTGCGTCCAGTCTGCTGTCGATCGCGACCGGCGCGGCGTACGCGCAACCCGGGGCGATGGCCGAGGCCTCCCATTCACCGGGTGTGCTGGCCGGCAACAGCGTCTCGGTACCGATCACCTTCTCGCCGAACGTGTGCGGCAACACCGTGGACGCCGGAGCGGGCCTGAACCCCGCGATGGGCAACAACTGCGCCACCACGACCGGCTCCGACGCCGGGTACGACTACGAGCGCTACCTCAGCCCGGAGCAGGCGGAACAGTTCGGGCGCTACCTCGACGAGCGCGAAGCACGCCACGACCACGACCGCGGCGGCTACGGCGAGCGGGGGCCGGAGCAGCAGGGCGGCTACGGCGACGACCGCGCGCCGGAACACCAGGGCGGCTACGGCGACGACCGCGGACCGGAGCACCAGGGCGGCTACGGCGGCCACGGCGACGACCGCGGACCCGGGCACCACGGCGGCTACGGGGACTCGGGCGGCCCGAGTGAGGAGGAGTGCGACGACCACCCGGCTCCGGAGCAGCCCCAGCCGAGGCCGCAGCACCCGCCGAAGCCGCACGCCGACCACCCGCCGGCCCCGGCTCCGCACCACGCGCCGCCCGCACCCAAGCCCCGGCCGAAGCCCCTGCCGAGGCCCGGGGCGGAGCACCCGGCGCCCGCGCCCGTACACGAGGCTCCCGCACCGCAGCCGGCGCCCGCGCCGCTGCCCGCCCCGGCACCGGCGCCGGCGCCCGTCCAGGAGGCTCCCAAGCCGCTCCCGGCGCCCGCCCCCGCGGCGGAGGAGGCCCCGCACACGCTCCCCGCCCCGGCGCCCGTCGAGCAGGAGGCTCCCGCGCCGATGCCGCCGCGCGGCAGCCAGTTCGAGGAGCACCCGGCACCGGTCCCCGCGCCCGCCCCGGCCCCCGAGGTCGTCCGGCCGGCCGACCAGCCTCCGGCGGCCCCGGCCGGTGACCTTCCCGTCACGCTGCCGCAGGCTCCACAGCCCGCCCCGGCCCCGGCTCCCGCCCCGGCCCCGGCCCCGGCCCCCGCGCCCACGCCGATGGCCGTCCCCGCCCCCGCGCGGGCGGCCGCACCGGAGCTGGCCGCGACCGGCGCCGGGCAGACCGGCGCCGCGGCGGCCCTCGCCTCGGCGCTGATCCTGGGCGGAGCCATTCTGTACCGCCGGTCCCGAATCGCCTGA
- a CDS encoding chaplin, which translates to MTYKKAVVLAAGILMAAGAASPAMADAAAEGQAVNSPGVLSGNVLQVPVHVPVNVCGNTVNVIALLNPAFGNTCVNA; encoded by the coding sequence ATGACGTACAAGAAGGCAGTGGTGCTCGCCGCCGGCATTCTCATGGCCGCCGGTGCCGCCTCCCCCGCCATGGCTGACGCGGCCGCCGAGGGCCAGGCCGTGAACTCCCCCGGCGTCCTGTCCGGCAACGTGCTCCAGGTCCCGGTCCACGTCCCGGTCAACGTCTGCGGCAACACCGTCAACGTGATCGCGCTGCTGAACCCGGCGTTCGGCAACACCTGCGTCAACGCCTGA
- a CDS encoding rodlin — MIKKFAAGAAVAASFVGLGAAMAPQAMAIGNDSGINTVNGNGASQIYGNQATYGNMSPQMALIQGSFNKPCIALPAKANVQSVLALVNVGVQDIPVLSSPQNQQCTENSTQAKGDEALSHILSNIPVLSGNASAGS, encoded by the coding sequence ATGATCAAGAAGTTTGCGGCTGGCGCAGCGGTTGCCGCCTCGTTCGTCGGTCTGGGTGCCGCCATGGCCCCGCAGGCCATGGCCATCGGCAACGACAGCGGCATCAACACCGTGAACGGCAACGGGGCCTCGCAGATCTACGGCAACCAGGCCACCTACGGCAACATGAGCCCGCAGATGGCGCTGATCCAGGGATCCTTCAACAAGCCCTGCATCGCCCTGCCCGCCAAGGCCAACGTCCAGTCCGTCCTGGCCCTGGTCAACGTCGGCGTCCAGGACATCCCCGTCCTGTCCAGCCCGCAGAACCAGCAGTGCACCGAGAACTCCACCCAGGCCAAGGGCGACGAGGCTCTCTCGCACATCCTCAGCAACATCCCGGTCCTGTCCGGCAACGCCTCCGCCGGCAGCTGA
- the pfkB gene encoding 1-phosphofructokinase, giving the protein MILTVTPNPSLDRTYEVPSLDRGEVLRATADRVDPGGKGVNVSRAVAAAGVRTTAVLPLGGAPGALIAELLSTQGVDVTAVSIAGQTRSNISVAEPDGTLTKINAAGPELTPEESAFLLETVRTCSGGAAWIACCGSLPRGLSPEWYADIVARAHAAGTRIALDTSGPALLAALPARPDVVKPNASELAAAVGRPLATLGDVVKAAEELRSLGAAAVLASLGADGQLLVCEEGTYYGTAAVSSVRSNVGAGDASLAGFLIAGGTGPAALASALAHGAAAVQLPGSAMPAPPDLRPDQVHITQDLPLDLPLSEMSDER; this is encoded by the coding sequence ATGATCCTCACCGTCACCCCCAACCCCTCCCTCGACCGGACCTACGAGGTCCCCTCGCTGGACCGCGGTGAGGTACTGCGCGCCACAGCCGACCGGGTGGACCCCGGTGGCAAGGGCGTGAACGTCTCGCGCGCGGTGGCCGCCGCGGGAGTCCGTACGACGGCGGTCCTTCCGCTCGGCGGCGCGCCGGGCGCGCTGATCGCCGAACTCCTCAGCACCCAGGGCGTGGACGTCACGGCGGTCTCCATCGCCGGCCAGACCCGTTCCAACATCTCGGTCGCCGAACCGGACGGCACCCTCACCAAGATCAACGCGGCTGGCCCCGAACTGACGCCCGAGGAATCGGCCTTCCTCCTGGAGACGGTCCGTACCTGCTCAGGCGGCGCCGCCTGGATCGCCTGCTGCGGCAGCCTCCCGCGCGGCCTGTCGCCCGAGTGGTACGCCGACATCGTCGCCCGCGCCCACGCGGCGGGCACCCGCATCGCCCTGGACACCTCCGGCCCGGCGCTGCTCGCGGCGCTGCCGGCCCGACCGGACGTCGTCAAGCCGAACGCCTCGGAGCTGGCCGCGGCGGTGGGACGCCCGCTGGCCACTCTCGGCGACGTGGTCAAGGCGGCGGAGGAGCTGCGCTCCCTGGGCGCGGCCGCGGTCCTCGCCTCCCTGGGCGCGGACGGCCAGCTCCTGGTCTGCGAGGAGGGCACGTACTACGGCACGGCCGCCGTCTCCTCGGTCCGCAGCAACGTCGGCGCGGGCGACGCCTCCCTCGCCGGTTTCCTGATCGCGGGCGGTACGGGGCCCGCGGCCCTCGCCTCGGCCCTGGCCCACGGCGCGGCCGCGGTCCAGCTGCCCGGCAGCGCCATGCCGGCCCCCCCGGACCTGCGGCCCGACCAGGTCCACATCACCCAGGACCTGCCCCTGGACCTCCCCCTGTCCGAAATGAGCGACGAGCGATGA
- a CDS encoding DUF3344 domain-containing protein yields MGSSRRILGTLGLLSCLTLSVNVPVAGAAAPPGPGAPLIREATRIPFTQRYQAVQHGGLVRASNSSIGCRAQEAEQAEPCAEVNKGAAGTNGDYEMFYDEVDKDPDTYNSTRAELKVPQGAKVSYARLYWGGNLRVGEQKPPEDNGRVLVAEPGGAYKEVLADTVVGHRSDAASDAYQASADVTPLVRKGGAGMWTVAQLNIAMGHSGTGAWGGWTLVVAYEHPQEPVRRVSVWDGFEGLAAGAGEAAGETVGITGLDAAPGARGKAGVVGYDGDRGALGDSLTVTADSGRRINLSDGENPFNDVMNSTITEFGHPSFVRQPEHMNNLGYDADVFDLSPALSGGAHSLTFGFTGESQGHFLGVLFVQTDARR; encoded by the coding sequence ATGGGTTCCTCCCGCAGAATCCTCGGCACGCTCGGCCTGCTGTCCTGCCTCACGCTTTCGGTGAACGTGCCCGTGGCGGGCGCGGCGGCCCCGCCGGGCCCGGGCGCCCCGCTGATCAGGGAGGCGACCCGGATTCCCTTCACCCAGCGTTACCAGGCCGTGCAGCACGGCGGCCTGGTCCGGGCCTCGAACTCGTCCATCGGCTGCCGCGCGCAGGAGGCCGAGCAGGCCGAGCCGTGCGCCGAGGTCAACAAGGGTGCGGCGGGCACCAACGGCGACTACGAGATGTTCTACGACGAGGTCGACAAGGACCCGGACACCTACAACTCCACCCGGGCCGAGCTCAAGGTCCCGCAGGGCGCGAAGGTCTCGTACGCCCGCCTGTACTGGGGCGGGAACCTGCGGGTCGGCGAGCAGAAGCCGCCGGAGGACAACGGTCGGGTGCTCGTCGCCGAGCCGGGCGGCGCGTACAAGGAAGTGCTGGCCGACACGGTGGTCGGGCACCGCAGCGACGCGGCCAGTGATGCCTACCAGGCCTCCGCCGACGTCACCCCGCTGGTCCGCAAGGGCGGCGCCGGGATGTGGACGGTGGCCCAGCTGAACATCGCCATGGGGCACTCGGGCACCGGGGCCTGGGGCGGCTGGACGCTGGTGGTGGCCTACGAGCACCCGCAGGAGCCGGTGCGCAGGGTCTCGGTCTGGGACGGGTTCGAGGGGCTGGCGGCGGGGGCCGGCGAGGCGGCGGGCGAGACGGTGGGGATCACCGGTCTGGACGCGGCGCCGGGGGCCCGGGGCAAGGCCGGGGTGGTCGGGTACGACGGGGACCGCGGGGCGCTCGGAGACTCACTCACGGTGACCGCCGACAGCGGGCGCCGGATCAACCTCAGTGATGGAGAAAATCCTTTTAATGATGTTATGAATTCCACGATCACGGAATTCGGGCATCCCTCGTTCGTGCGACAGCCCGAACATATGAATAACCTCGGATATGACGCGGACGTGTTCGATCTGAGCCCCGCGCTGTCCGGTGGCGCCCACAGCCTGACCTTCGGGTTCACGGGCGAAAGCCAGGGTCATTTCCTCGGTGTGCTCTTCGTTCAGACAGACGCGCGCCGCTGA
- a CDS encoding DeoR/GlpR family DNA-binding transcription regulator, whose product MYAPERQQEILRLAHEAGRVDVLSLAEQFQVTAETVRRDLKALDRAGLVRRVHGGAIPAGRLDFEPDLTEREATAADEKDRIAAAALAELPDGGSAVLDAGSTVARLAAAISRSAPDAGLTVVTHALPVAARLADHTGIDLHLVGGRVRHRTRAAVDAWALRAYAEIRADVLFLATNGFTADGGLTTPDLAEAAVKRAAIAAARRVVLLADSTKAGQEHFACFGSFADVDLLITDPGLDPAQKAAIEAAGTEVVLV is encoded by the coding sequence ATGTACGCACCGGAGCGCCAGCAGGAGATCCTCCGCCTCGCCCACGAGGCCGGCCGGGTCGACGTCCTGTCCCTGGCCGAGCAGTTCCAGGTCACGGCGGAGACCGTGCGCCGCGACCTGAAGGCCCTGGACCGGGCCGGCCTCGTCCGCCGGGTGCACGGCGGTGCCATCCCGGCCGGCCGCCTCGACTTCGAGCCGGACCTCACCGAGCGCGAGGCCACCGCCGCCGACGAGAAGGACCGCATCGCGGCCGCCGCCCTCGCCGAGCTCCCCGACGGCGGCAGTGCCGTCCTCGACGCCGGCAGTACCGTGGCCCGCCTGGCGGCGGCGATCTCCCGGTCGGCGCCGGACGCCGGGCTCACCGTGGTCACCCACGCGCTGCCCGTGGCCGCCCGGCTCGCCGACCACACCGGCATCGACCTCCACCTCGTCGGCGGCCGGGTCCGGCACCGCACCCGGGCCGCCGTGGACGCCTGGGCGCTGCGCGCGTACGCGGAGATCCGCGCCGACGTCCTCTTCCTCGCCACCAACGGGTTCACGGCGGACGGCGGTCTGACCACCCCCGACCTCGCCGAGGCCGCCGTCAAGCGGGCCGCGATCGCCGCCGCCCGACGCGTCGTCCTCCTCGCGGACTCCACCAAGGCGGGCCAGGAGCACTTCGCGTGCTTCGGCTCCTTCGCGGACGTGGACCTCCTCATCACCGACCCGGGGCTCGACCCCGCTCAGAAGGCGGCGATCGAGGCCGCCGGTACGGAAGTTGTGCTCGTATGA